The Hydrogenobacter sp. genome window below encodes:
- the rpiB gene encoding ribose 5-phosphate isomerase B, producing the protein MKIAIGSDHAGYLLKEKIKEFLISKRYQVIDFGTTSAESTDYPIFAREVALAVQRGEAQQGILICGTGIGMCITANKFKGIYAALCTDEYMARVSRQHNNANILCLGSRVLGEALAISIVDAWLNADFEGGRHERRVDLIRKMEKDMC; encoded by the coding sequence ATGAAAATAGCGATAGGCTCGGATCATGCGGGATACTTGCTCAAAGAAAAGATAAAGGAATTTCTCATATCCAAGAGATATCAGGTGATAGATTTTGGTACCACCTCGGCTGAATCTACAGATTATCCTATATTTGCACGTGAGGTGGCTCTTGCGGTTCAAAGGGGGGAAGCACAGCAAGGCATTCTGATATGTGGGACGGGTATAGGGATGTGTATTACCGCTAACAAGTTCAAGGGAATATACGCGGCACTGTGTACCGATGAGTATATGGCAAGGGTAAGCAGACAGCACAATAACGCTAACATTTTGTGTCTTGGAAGTAGGGTTTTGGGTGAAGCCCTCGCTATATCCATAGTGGATGCATGGCTCAACGCTGACTTTGAAGGTGGAAGACACGAAAGGAGGGTGGATCTTATAAGAAAGATGGAAAAAGACATGTGCTAA